A genome region from Tolypothrix sp. PCC 7712 includes the following:
- a CDS encoding DUF2079 domain-containing protein — protein MDKKIPKLNTVGAIILISTIILFISSTLRHELFNSSGDLAFFDQGIYLISQGKTPVSSIIGFHALADHAAWILYFLALLYKIYPSVYWLFAVQSFALALGALPTYLLALQAGLDKTQAVVMMAVYLLYPVVYNSNLCDFHPDVIAVPALLTAIFAARSKKIIWFCISIILVLGCKAVLSLTVAAMGVWLFFFEKQRLYGAIALFNGTAWFLIANELIIPFFGGEAALLNRHLYRYSYLGNSFSETIQILLSHPEVIFKNIFSSINLEYLVSLIAPILWGLKPQYMIPLIGAIPCIALNILADHPSQKNLVLHYSLAALPFLMVAIIASLASGKAWIKQNRVIIIWSLIGFLVLGKWGLFTSRYLRNVDNSQATKNAIALIKTPDSVFTTDIITPHLTHRELISFKYNLNDVNNYHYILLNLRHPGWAASPEDYQNLYNQLQTQPEFKLQYQRDDVYLFSKE, from the coding sequence GTGGATAAAAAAATTCCCAAATTGAATACTGTTGGTGCAATTATTTTGATTAGCACCATCATCTTATTTATCTCTAGTACCCTCAGACATGAATTATTTAACTCATCTGGAGATTTAGCATTTTTTGACCAAGGAATTTACTTAATTAGTCAGGGAAAAACACCAGTTTCTTCGATAATTGGTTTTCATGCTTTAGCAGATCATGCTGCTTGGATATTATATTTTTTGGCTTTACTCTACAAAATTTACCCTAGCGTTTATTGGCTGTTTGCAGTCCAATCTTTTGCCTTAGCGTTAGGTGCTTTACCTACATACTTGCTAGCATTGCAAGCAGGTTTAGACAAAACTCAAGCAGTCGTCATGATGGCTGTTTACCTACTATATCCAGTAGTTTATAACAGCAATTTGTGTGATTTTCACCCCGATGTAATTGCTGTTCCTGCACTTTTAACAGCAATTTTCGCTGCTAGAAGCAAAAAAATAATTTGGTTTTGCATTAGTATTATTTTGGTTTTAGGTTGTAAAGCCGTACTTTCCTTGACGGTAGCGGCTATGGGGGTGTGGTTATTCTTTTTTGAAAAGCAGCGATTATATGGTGCGATCGCACTTTTTAACGGTACAGCATGGTTTCTGATTGCGAATGAGTTGATTATCCCGTTTTTTGGTGGTGAAGCAGCATTACTCAACCGTCATCTTTATCGCTATAGCTATTTAGGAAACTCATTTTCGGAAACGATACAAATTTTACTATCCCACCCAGAAGTTATTTTCAAAAATATTTTTTCATCTATCAATTTAGAATACTTAGTGAGTTTAATAGCGCCTATATTATGGGGTTTAAAACCACAATATATGATACCTTTAATAGGTGCAATTCCTTGTATCGCATTGAATATACTTGCCGATCATCCCTCACAGAAAAATTTGGTTTTGCATTACTCCCTAGCAGCATTACCATTTTTAATGGTAGCGATAATTGCCAGCCTTGCAAGTGGTAAAGCCTGGATAAAGCAAAATCGGGTAATTATTATATGGTCTTTAATAGGGTTTTTAGTTCTAGGTAAATGGGGATTATTTACTTCTAGGTATCTCAGAAATGTAGATAATTCGCAAGCCACTAAAAATGCGATCGCTTTAATTAAAACTCCAGATAGCGTTTTCACTACAGATATAATTACGCCACATTTAACCCATAGAGAATTAATTAGCTTTAAATATAATCTCAACGACGTAAATAATTATCACTATATATTGCTGAATCTGCGCCATCCTGGTTGGGCAGCAAGTCCAGAAGATTATCAGAACTTATACAATCAGTTGCAAACTCAGCCGGAATTTAAATTGCAATATCAGCGTGATGATGTGTATTTATTTAGTAAAGAGTAG
- the gltB gene encoding glutamate synthase large subunit, with amino-acid sequence MNNTPRNQVQNMSFADREKDSYQGQRWLVEERDACGVGFIAHRQNSASHEIIAKALTALTCLEHRGGCSADQDSGDGAGILTAIPWELFQQEYIQRGIESSSTGNLAVGMIFLPQDPQAAAKSRAMVEEIAAEEQFTVLGWRVVPVKPETLGIQAKENQPQIEQIFLAAANKSGEELERALYITRRRIFKAAKNISEDFYVCSLSSRTIVYKGMVRSAVLGDFYLDLKNPAYKSAFAVYHRRFSTNTMPKWPLAQPMRLLGHNGEINTLLGNINWMMAREASLAHPVWGVGAASPQESRIEEFKPLVHIDNSDSATLDNVLELLVRSGRSPLEGLMMLVPEAYQNQPSLQDYPEITDFYEYYSGLQEAWDGPALLVFSDGQKVGATLDRNGLRPARYAITKDDYIVVASEAGVVDLPEASIVEKGRLGPGQMIAVDLTTNEVLKNWEIKQRIAKQHPYGEWLQKYRQDLKSLVADYSAASNGNGNGATNSNGNGYAATNNEHLAAETVDRKTLLQHQVAFGYTTEDVEMVIQPMAMQGSEPTFCMGDDIPLAVLSEKPHLLYDYFKQRFAQVTNPAIDPLREKLVMSLKVELGERGNLLEVKPEYAKRIKLDSPVLTEAELEAIKLSGFTTAQLSTLFEIAAGPEGLKAAVEALQAKAAESVRAGAKILILSDRSSLGTEYSYIPPLLAVGAVHHHLIREGLRMKASLIVDTAQCWSTHHFGCLIGYGAGAVCPYMALDTVRDWWGDPKTQQFMARGQIASITLDQAIANYRKAIASGLLKILSKMGISLLSSYQAAQIFEAIGIGRDLLELGFKGTASRIGGLTVSDLAQEILSFHHKAFPELTIKKLENLGFVQYRRGGEYHMNSPELAKALHKAVDGKQYDHYEVYKEHLKNRPVTALRDLLDFQSDRASIPLEEVESVSEIVKRFCTGGMSLGALSREAHETLAIAMNRIGGKSNSGEGGEDPVRYKVLDDVDESGHSATLPHLRGLRNGDTASSAIKQVASGRFGVTPGYLASAKQIEIKIAQGAKPGEGGQLPGPKVSPYIAMLRRSKPGVTLISPPPHHDIYSIEDLAQLIFDLHQINPKAQVSVKLVAEIGIGTIAAGVAKANADIIQISGHDGGTGASPLSSIKHAGSPWELGLSEVHRVLMQNSLRDRVILRVDGGLKSGWDVLIGALMGGEEFGFGSIAMIAEGCIMARICHTNNCPVGVASQKEELRKRFSGMPEHVVNFFYFIAEEVRSLLAKLGYRSLSEVIGRADLLKQREDIKLAKTQSLNLNCLVQLPDTKNDRSWLVHEEVHSNGPVVDDELLADPDIKAAIFHQSTIAKTVKIVNTDRTVGARLAGAIASEYGDSGFAGQIHLNFQGSVGQSFGAFNLPGMILRLEGEANDYVGKGMHGGEIIIKPPANATYNPAQNVIIGNTCLYGATGGVLFANGLAGERFAVRNSKGLAVIEGAGDHCCEYMTGGVIVVLGKVGRNVAAGMTGGLAYFLDEDGSFPELVNKDIVKIQRVVTEAGEKQLQELIQTHCDRTGSPKAKLILQNWQEFLPKFWQLVPPSEADSAEANPQIKQLSTV; translated from the coding sequence ATGAATAATACACCAAGGAATCAAGTGCAGAACATGTCATTTGCAGATAGGGAAAAAGATAGTTATCAGGGTCAAAGGTGGTTAGTTGAGGAAAGAGATGCCTGTGGTGTGGGATTCATCGCCCATCGCCAAAATTCTGCGAGCCACGAAATTATTGCCAAAGCCTTAACAGCCTTAACTTGCTTAGAACATCGGGGTGGTTGTAGTGCCGATCAAGATTCCGGGGATGGTGCAGGTATATTGACCGCCATACCTTGGGAGTTGTTCCAGCAAGAGTATATCCAAAGGGGGATAGAATCTTCATCTACAGGTAATTTGGCTGTGGGGATGATCTTTTTACCCCAAGACCCCCAAGCAGCCGCCAAATCCCGAGCAATGGTTGAAGAAATTGCGGCTGAAGAACAATTCACGGTACTGGGCTGGCGCGTAGTTCCAGTAAAGCCTGAGACATTAGGGATACAAGCAAAAGAAAATCAACCCCAAATTGAGCAAATTTTTCTAGCTGCTGCCAACAAAAGTGGTGAAGAACTAGAAAGGGCGCTGTATATTACCCGTCGTCGCATTTTTAAAGCTGCAAAAAACATCTCCGAGGATTTTTACGTTTGCTCTCTATCGAGCCGGACAATTGTCTATAAAGGCATGGTGCGTTCCGCGGTGTTGGGAGATTTTTATCTCGATTTAAAAAATCCCGCTTACAAAAGTGCCTTTGCTGTTTATCACCGCCGATTTAGCACCAACACTATGCCCAAATGGCCCTTAGCACAACCAATGCGGTTGTTGGGTCATAATGGCGAAATCAACACTTTATTGGGTAATATTAACTGGATGATGGCGCGAGAAGCGAGTTTAGCCCATCCAGTTTGGGGCGTTGGCGCAGCCTCTCCGCAGGAGTCTCGCATTGAGGAATTCAAGCCCTTAGTTCATATTGACAACAGCGACTCTGCCACCTTAGATAACGTCTTAGAACTATTGGTGCGTTCTGGACGCAGTCCTTTGGAAGGCTTGATGATGCTGGTTCCAGAAGCTTATCAAAATCAGCCTTCATTACAGGATTATCCTGAGATTACCGATTTCTACGAGTACTACAGCGGCTTGCAAGAAGCTTGGGACGGCCCAGCCCTTTTAGTATTTAGTGATGGGCAAAAAGTTGGTGCCACATTAGATCGTAACGGACTCAGACCTGCTCGCTATGCAATCACCAAAGATGACTACATCGTCGTCGCTTCCGAAGCTGGTGTAGTAGATTTACCGGAAGCTAGCATCGTGGAAAAAGGTAGACTGGGCCCAGGGCAAATGATTGCCGTGGATTTAACTACCAATGAAGTGCTCAAAAATTGGGAGATTAAGCAGCGGATTGCCAAGCAACACCCCTATGGGGAATGGTTGCAAAAGTATCGCCAAGACCTGAAATCCTTGGTAGCTGATTATTCTGCAGCCAGCAATGGTAATGGCAATGGTGCAACCAACAGCAACGGTAACGGCTATGCTGCAACTAATAATGAACACCTAGCCGCAGAAACAGTTGACAGAAAAACCTTGTTGCAACATCAAGTAGCCTTTGGTTACACCACAGAAGATGTGGAAATGGTGATTCAGCCAATGGCTATGCAAGGTTCAGAGCCAACCTTCTGTATGGGTGATGATATTCCCCTAGCAGTGTTGTCTGAAAAACCCCACTTGCTGTATGACTATTTCAAGCAGCGCTTTGCTCAAGTCACCAACCCAGCTATTGACCCCCTCAGAGAAAAGCTAGTTATGTCTCTGAAAGTCGAGCTAGGCGAACGGGGTAACTTACTAGAAGTCAAGCCAGAATATGCTAAGAGAATCAAACTAGATTCACCAGTCCTGACCGAAGCAGAATTAGAGGCGATCAAACTCTCTGGCTTTACAACTGCTCAATTGTCAACTTTATTTGAAATTGCTGCAGGGCCAGAAGGCTTAAAAGCAGCAGTAGAGGCTTTACAAGCCAAAGCTGCGGAATCAGTACGGGCGGGTGCCAAGATTTTGATATTGAGCGATCGCTCTTCCCTAGGAACCGAATACAGCTATATTCCACCACTGTTGGCTGTAGGTGCAGTACACCATCACCTGATCCGTGAAGGGTTGCGGATGAAAGCATCCCTGATTGTTGATACTGCTCAATGTTGGAGTACTCATCACTTTGGCTGTTTGATTGGCTATGGGGCTGGTGCAGTTTGTCCTTACATGGCTTTAGATACTGTCCGCGATTGGTGGGGCGATCCCAAGACGCAGCAGTTTATGGCTAGGGGTCAAATTGCTAGCATTACCCTAGACCAAGCGATCGCTAACTATCGCAAAGCCATCGCCTCTGGATTGCTAAAAATTCTCTCGAAAATGGGAATTTCTTTGCTGTCCAGCTATCAAGCAGCGCAAATCTTTGAAGCTATTGGGATTGGTAGAGATTTGCTAGAACTAGGATTCAAAGGTACAGCTTCCCGCATTGGTGGGTTGACTGTCAGTGACTTAGCCCAGGAAATTCTCTCCTTCCATCACAAAGCTTTCCCCGAACTCACAATTAAGAAACTAGAAAACTTGGGCTTTGTGCAGTACCGTCGTGGCGGCGAATATCACATGAATAGCCCCGAACTGGCCAAAGCATTGCATAAAGCAGTCGATGGGAAGCAATACGACCACTACGAAGTGTACAAAGAACACCTGAAAAATCGCCCAGTTACGGCTTTGCGTGACTTGTTAGATTTCCAAAGCGATCGCGCCTCCATTCCTTTAGAAGAAGTGGAATCAGTCAGCGAGATTGTCAAACGCTTCTGCACAGGTGGAATGTCTTTAGGTGCGTTGTCCAGAGAAGCCCACGAAACTTTAGCGATCGCCATGAACAGGATTGGTGGTAAATCCAACTCTGGGGAAGGTGGCGAAGATCCAGTCCGCTACAAAGTTTTGGATGATGTTGATGAATCTGGTCACTCAGCTACTCTCCCCCACTTAAGAGGTTTGCGGAATGGTGACACAGCTTCCAGCGCCATTAAGCAAGTTGCATCGGGAAGATTTGGTGTCACACCTGGTTACTTAGCTAGCGCCAAACAAATTGAAATTAAAATTGCTCAAGGTGCCAAGCCTGGGGAAGGTGGACAATTACCAGGGCCGAAAGTCAGTCCTTACATTGCGATGTTGCGGCGTTCCAAGCCTGGTGTCACATTAATTTCCCCACCACCACACCATGACATCTACTCTATTGAAGACCTCGCCCAGCTAATTTTTGACCTGCATCAAATTAACCCGAAAGCACAGGTATCTGTGAAGTTAGTTGCAGAAATTGGTATTGGTACCATTGCGGCTGGGGTAGCGAAAGCTAACGCTGATATCATCCAGATTTCTGGTCATGACGGCGGTACAGGTGCGTCACCGCTAAGTTCGATTAAACACGCGGGTTCACCGTGGGAACTCGGATTAAGTGAAGTACATCGCGTCCTGATGCAAAATAGCCTGCGCGATCGCGTCATTTTGCGTGTAGATGGCGGTCTCAAGAGTGGCTGGGATGTGCTAATCGGTGCATTGATGGGCGGTGAAGAATTCGGTTTTGGTTCCATCGCCATGATTGCTGAAGGCTGTATTATGGCGCGGATTTGCCATACCAATAACTGTCCTGTAGGTGTTGCTTCCCAAAAAGAAGAACTCCGTAAACGGTTCTCCGGTATGCCCGAACATGTGGTCAACTTCTTCTACTTTATTGCAGAAGAAGTGCGGAGTCTGTTGGCGAAACTAGGCTACCGTTCGCTATCGGAAGTCATTGGACGTGCAGATTTGCTAAAACAGCGTGAGGATATCAAACTCGCCAAAACCCAATCACTCAATCTCAACTGCTTAGTGCAGCTACCAGATACCAAAAATGACCGTAGCTGGTTAGTGCATGAAGAAGTTCACAGTAACGGCCCGGTTGTAGATGATGAATTGCTAGCCGATCCAGATATTAAAGCGGCAATTTTTCACCAATCTACCATCGCTAAAACTGTGAAAATCGTTAACACCGATAGAACAGTCGGTGCAAGATTAGCAGGTGCGATCGCATCTGAATATGGCGATAGCGGCTTCGCAGGACAAATTCATCTCAACTTCCAAGGTAGTGTAGGGCAAAGTTTTGGAGCTTTCAACCTACCTGGGATGATTCTCCGTCTAGAAGGAGAAGCTAACGACTATGTCGGTAAAGGAATGCATGGTGGTGAAATCATCATCAAACCTCCCGCTAATGCTACCTATAACCCTGCACAAAACGTAATTATTGGCAATACCTGCCTCTACGGTGCTACAGGTGGGGTGCTATTTGCCAACGGTCTAGCAGGAGAACGCTTTGCTGTACGTAACTCCAAAGGTTTAGCAGTCATTGAAGGCGCAGGCGATCACTGCTGTGAATATATGACTGGTGGTGTGATTGTCGTCCTGGGTAAAGTTGGGCGCAACGTTGCTGCGGGGATGACTGGAGGATTAGCTTACTTCTTGGATGAAGATGGTTCTTTCCCTGAATTAGTCAATAAGGACATTGTCAAAATTCAGCGAGTAGTCACAGAAGCCGGGGAGAAACAACTGCAAGAATTAATTCAAACCCATTGCGATCGCACTGGTTCACCAAAAGCGAAGTTAATTCTGCAAAACTGGCAAGAATTCTTACCTAAATTCTGGCAATTAGTTCCACCTTCCGAAGCTGATAGTGCAGAAGCAAATCCCCAAATTAAACAGTTGAGTACAGTTTAG
- a CDS encoding ArnT family glycosyltransferase, with product MRPFTDKEWLLALLAASLVLWLIFLGNLPLRDWDEGTYAIVAREIYRKGNWLYPTLQGEPFLLKPPLMQWLIALCYHIAGVQEFTTRFPGALLTALGVPLLYMVGRLVFLESLPALFSALVYLTMLPVVRHGRLAMLDGMTISFFLLLLFCLFKARHQQKYALGVGFCLGLITLTKGMLVVVLAGIAGLFILVNRQFILLKNPYLWVGMLLGNAPAIAWYVAQYQHYGDAFLQVHFQAQALDRLGTAVEGNTGPPWYYLLEILKYGFPWLLFLPGGLYLSWKKRQTAWGCLILVSTIVYLGIISLMRTKLPWYVMPIYPFLALGIGVNLTEIWQQDKLKVKALTVLFAALSVVGCGGCVYFLIADPQPSLITMSIVLAITMGMTAWLIKQQNCKFIPVLFAGMYLVLALLMSSKSWVWELNETFPAKPVGALIRANVPAGTQIYTSFAYGRPSVDFYSDCKVTAAPLPVLQQMLAKKSYLLLDKDAMQKINLSKSKVKGEAEGFSLIAP from the coding sequence ATGCGCCCATTCACAGACAAAGAATGGTTATTAGCTTTATTAGCAGCTTCCCTGGTTTTGTGGCTGATATTTTTGGGTAACTTACCCCTACGAGACTGGGATGAAGGGACTTATGCGATTGTCGCTAGAGAAATTTATCGCAAAGGAAACTGGCTTTACCCTACTCTTCAAGGAGAACCATTTTTATTAAAACCACCTTTAATGCAGTGGTTAATTGCATTGTGCTACCACATCGCAGGAGTGCAAGAATTTACTACTAGGTTTCCTGGCGCGTTGTTAACAGCCTTGGGAGTACCTTTACTTTACATGGTGGGGCGTTTGGTTTTTTTAGAAAGTTTACCAGCGCTGTTTTCTGCTTTAGTTTACTTAACTATGCTTCCTGTGGTGCGTCACGGTAGATTAGCAATGTTAGATGGAATGACAATTTCGTTTTTTCTACTATTGCTGTTTTGTTTATTCAAGGCGCGTCATCAGCAAAAGTATGCTTTGGGTGTGGGTTTTTGTTTAGGGCTAATTACTCTTACTAAGGGAATGTTAGTAGTAGTGTTGGCAGGAATTGCTGGGTTATTTATTCTGGTAAATAGGCAATTCATTTTATTAAAAAATCCTTATTTATGGGTGGGAATGTTGTTAGGTAATGCACCTGCGATCGCATGGTATGTTGCTCAATATCAACATTATGGTGATGCATTCTTACAAGTGCATTTTCAAGCCCAAGCTTTAGATAGGCTGGGAACAGCAGTAGAAGGAAATACTGGCCCGCCTTGGTATTATTTACTAGAGATTCTCAAATATGGTTTTCCCTGGCTATTGTTTTTACCCGGAGGTTTATATTTAAGCTGGAAAAAACGCCAAACTGCTTGGGGTTGTTTAATTCTCGTTTCCACAATTGTCTATTTAGGGATTATTTCCTTGATGAGAACAAAACTACCTTGGTATGTAATGCCGATATATCCTTTTTTAGCTTTAGGAATAGGTGTTAACTTAACTGAAATCTGGCAACAAGATAAGTTAAAAGTGAAAGCCTTAACTGTATTATTTGCTGCCTTATCTGTTGTTGGTTGTGGAGGTTGCGTTTACTTTTTAATTGCCGATCCACAGCCTAGTTTAATCACCATGAGTATTGTTTTAGCAATCACTATGGGTATGACAGCATGGTTGATTAAACAGCAGAATTGTAAGTTTATTCCAGTATTATTTGCTGGGATGTATTTAGTTTTAGCCTTGTTAATGAGTTCAAAATCTTGGGTTTGGGAGTTAAATGAAACTTTCCCCGCCAAACCAGTAGGCGCATTAATTCGGGCAAATGTACCAGCCGGAACGCAAATTTACACTTCTTTTGCTTATGGTCGTCCTAGTGTAGATTTTTATAGTGATTGTAAGGTTACAGCTGCTCCTTTGCCTGTTTTACAACAAATGTTAGCTAAAAAGTCTTATTTGCTGTTAGATAAAGATGCTATGCAAAAAATAAATCTTAGTAAGAGTAAAGTTAAAGGTGAAGCTGAAGGATTTAGTCTAATTGCACCATAA
- a CDS encoding polysaccharide deacetylase family protein, producing the protein MENSKSFFWPQGILIALVGLVGTFSLGLMMLVKPNASDAQGQPSISETTISAQAGTQQRIESLKATMLTSWQQQAQAKGMAYPLPASVVGATIKAAKLTQGQKVIALTFDDGPWPESTAQVLDILKKNDIKATFFVVGQNVKNFPDILKRVAAEGHTVANHTWHHWYHFMNAQTAAYEVDNTTDIIFKTTGVKTNLFRPPGGMMHNGVANYAKNSKYAVIMWSSDSMDYSRPSVPRLINNVFREAKPGGIVLMHDGGGNRSQTVEALPTIIARFKKEGYSFVTIPELLEMQDKDQKLIANKK; encoded by the coding sequence GTGGAAAACAGTAAGTCGTTTTTTTGGCCACAAGGAATATTGATTGCATTAGTTGGCTTAGTTGGGACTTTCAGTCTTGGCTTGATGATGCTTGTCAAACCAAATGCCTCTGATGCTCAAGGTCAGCCTAGTATAAGTGAAACCACTATATCTGCTCAAGCAGGAACTCAACAAAGGATAGAAAGTTTAAAGGCGACAATGCTGACAAGCTGGCAACAACAAGCACAAGCTAAGGGTATGGCTTATCCTTTACCAGCAAGTGTTGTAGGGGCGACCATCAAAGCAGCAAAACTCACTCAAGGACAAAAAGTCATTGCACTGACTTTTGATGACGGCCCTTGGCCTGAGAGTACTGCACAAGTATTAGATATTCTCAAAAAAAATGATATCAAAGCAACGTTTTTTGTAGTAGGGCAGAATGTCAAGAATTTTCCCGACATTTTAAAGCGGGTGGCAGCTGAAGGTCATACTGTTGCTAACCATACGTGGCATCACTGGTATCATTTTATGAATGCACAAACAGCTGCTTATGAAGTTGACAACACAACAGACATAATTTTTAAAACGACGGGTGTGAAAACAAATCTGTTTAGACCACCAGGAGGCATGATGCATAATGGTGTAGCTAATTATGCGAAAAATAGTAAGTATGCAGTAATCATGTGGTCTTCAGACTCTATGGACTACTCCCGTCCAAGTGTGCCACGGTTAATCAATAATGTTTTTAGGGAAGCAAAACCGGGCGGAATCGTGTTGATGCATGATGGTGGTGGCAATCGTTCCCAAACAGTAGAGGCTTTACCAACTATTATTGCCAGATTTAAGAAGGAAGGTTACAGTTTTGTGACTATTCCAGAACTTTTAGAAATGCAAGATAAAGACCAAAAGTTAATTGCTAATAAAAAGTAA